Genomic DNA from Elusimicrobiota bacterium:
CGGCTCAAACAACAAGAATTTGAATTGATTGACGCCAAGGATCGCCTCAACGAAGCGCTCCATTTGTGGGGTCTCCATTTGGTATGGGACGCCGAAAAGTTGATCGAAGGGCAGCTCAATTTGTCCGCCTATTTGATCGAAACCAAACATGTGTATGATATTTTGGGGGTATCTTTTTATATGTATGAGGTCGCGCCCGTTGTGGAAAATGAATTTTACCCGGCGTTGGGCCATGCGGAAGGGGACCAAGGGCCTTTGCTTCTCTTCGGTCAAACAATCGACCAACAACTCCATTTGACCCAATCCTATCTCAGTGATGAGAGGGCGAGCGTATTAACACCCCACGGGGACCTTGATCCAGCGTCGGTGAAGTTGATTGATTTGTTGGTTCGAGATTCTCTCTCTGATATGACGGACCTGCGCAAACCCTTGATCGATACGGTGGGCCATCATGAGGGATATCACAAATTTATTGACCCTCATTTGTCTCAATCGGTTCGTCGGGGATTTTTTACCGAAAACGAGAAATCTGTGTTGCATGAGACGGGAGCCTATCTTTACCAGTTGAGCGCTGCTCAGGATAAATTTATTTTGTTCGACCTGTTGTCCGTTCTCGCCACTGCGACAAGTGAAACGGTCGATTTTCCAGCCAACCAACAAGGGGCGAGGGAAGCGCTCATATTTCTTCAGCAGGTTTGTTCAGATATTCAATTCGTGACGGAACAGAAAAACTTTTTAGGACCAGGGTTGGTGGATTTATTTAAATCATCTCCCCGGTTCCTTAAAGATGTGGCGGAAAGAGCGCGTCTCAAATATGAAGTTTACGTTCGCAATGGATCTGCAGCTAAATAAAGGAGAGAAATATGAAAAGAACTTTCGTGTCGTTTGCGGTTTTTCTGGGCTTTGGCGGGTTGATGGCCCATGCCTTGGAGGTGACGGTCTACAATGAGGATATGGGACTGGTCAGAGAAACAAGAAAATTTAACTTGGTGGCCGGATCAAATGACGTGGCCGTGGTGGATGTTCCCTCCCGTATCGACGCGACCAGTGTGCATTTTAAATCCCTTTCTGACCCAGAGGGAGTGTCGGTGATAGAACAAAACTATCAATATGATTTGATCAGCCAAGAAAAAATTCTCGAGAAGTATCTTGGAAAAGAAATAGAACTGGAACGGTTCGTGGGGGTGGGGGGTGAAAAACGGGAAACCGTCAAGGGGACCCTGCTGGCCATCAATGGTGGTCGGGTTCTTCAAGTGGGAAAGAAAATTTATTTAAACCCGGCCGGGAACCCCGTTCTCTCTGAATTGCCGGAGGGCTTTTTGACCCGGCCCACATTGCTGTGGAAAATATCATCCAAAAAATCTGGTGAACAAAAATGTGAAATCAGTTATTTGACTTCGGGAATGAGTTGGCAAGCGGATTATGTGTTGGTGTCCAATGCCAAAGACGACAAGATGGATTTAAACGCCTGGGTGACTCTAACGAATAATTCAGGAGCCACTTTCCCCGATGCCAAATTGAAACTGGTGGCGGGAGATGTCAACCGGGTTCAAGCGGGTTATTTGGCCGACAATAGGCGAGCGAAGGGGGCCGTGATGGCCATGGAAGCGCGCGCGCCGCAATTCGAAGAAAAATCATTTTTTGAATACCATCTTTACACGCTTCAGCGGCCCACCCTGCTGAAAAACAATGAAACCAAACAGATTGAAATGGTCTCGGCGGCAGAAGTCCCCTTAAAAAAACTGTTTATTTACGACGGAGGCCGTTCCGACAAAAAAGTGTGGGTGATGTTGGAATTCAGAAATTCGAAAGACAACCATTTGGGCATTCCCTTGCCGAAAGGACGCGTGCGTGTTTATAAAAAGGACAGCGATGAGGCCCTTGAGTTCATTGGAGAAGACAGCCTTGACCACACGCCCAAAGATGAAACGGTGCGCGTCAAAATGGGAGACGCATTTGATGTGACAGGCGAGCGAATCCAAACGGCCTCCCAAAGAGACAAGCGTTGGTCACAAGAAACATTCGAAATCAAACTTCGCAATCACAAAGACGAAGATGTTGTGGTGACGGTGGTGGAGCATCTGTCGAGTTGGGGGGAATGGAAAATTCTCGAGTCCAGTCAAAAATTCCGCAAGCGAGACTCTTCGACCATTGAATTCGACGTTCCTGTTAAAATGAATGGGGAATCTGTGGTGTCCTACACCGTGAAATATTCATGGTAGAAGAAGAAACGGATCAATAAAGTCGCCCCCGGGCGTGATAATTTCAAAATGCAGATGCGGGGTCGAGGCTCGGCCCGTGGCCCCCACAATGCCGATTGTTTGACCTGTTTTGACTCGCTCGCCGAGCTTGATCTTGATTGATTTTAAATGGGCGTAGCGGGTTTCGTATCCGTCTGAATGGTGAATTTTGATTTGTTTCCCATAACCCTTGACCCAACCGACCGACATGACGCGCCCCGCTCGAGAGGCCACAACCGCATCTCCGCCTGTCAACCTAGCGCGGATGTCGATTCCAGTATGAAATCCTTTTCCCCGTTTCCCAAATTTTGAGAGGAGTGAAGCATTGGCAAGCGGCCAATGAAATTTTTCAGAGGGTTTTACTTTGATTTGAGTTGAAATGGGGATGCGTTTGATAGGGGAGGGCGCGCAAGCGAAAAAACCAAACACCGGCGCAAGAAATATGAAGGTGAGAAATAACCTCATGATGAGGTCTCATGATACCATCGAGAAATGATAATTTCCTGCTGAGATATGACTGGGAAATTATTCGTTAAAAAAGAATCATCGCGCGCCCGCCGAGTTGAAAAGTTGTTCAACCGTATCAGCCTTATTTTGGAGCATGCGCGGCGGAACGTGGTTCGGACTGTAAACACCGAAATGGTTCAAGCCTACTGGATGATTGGTCAGGAAATCGTGGAAGAGGAACAACAGGGACGGGCACGGGCTGAATATGGGGAAGGTTTAATTGAGAATCTGTCTCATCGGTTGAGCGGTCGCTATGGCAGAGGTTTTACGCCCACTTTACTTAAGAGAATGCGCCAATTTTATTTGAGATATAAAAAAGGTGCCGCAACGCGGCTCCAATTGGGAAAAAAATCGAATAGTGCCGCACTGCGGCACTATTCCAGTGAAACCTGGTCGCTATCTTGGACTCATTACAGAACATTGATCACCGTTGAAAGCCAATACGCCCGAGCTTTCTACGAAACCGAAGCCATGGAAAACAATTGGTCTGCACGGGAACTGGAACGTCAAATCAATAGCCTTTTATTTGAACGTTTGGCCAAGAGCAGAGACAAGAAAGGATTGTTAAAGCTGGCTCAGAAAGGACAGGAAATCCAAACTCCTGAGGACGCCATTAAAGATCCCTTTGTTCTCGAATTTCTCGACTTACCCGAATCCCATAAACTGGTTGAGTCCAATTTGGAACAGGCTCTTATAACGGATTTACAGAACTTTCTCCTCGAGCTCGGAAAAGGTTTTGCTTTTATCGAAAGGCAGTCGCGGCTTACCTTGGATGGCGATCACTGCGGCTGAAGCCCCGGACGTAAGTCCGGGATTACCTTACCGCGGTACTTTTCCGGGGATACAAGTCCCGGAAAAGTGGCAGCCCGAAGGGCTGCCCTTGACTTTTACGTGGATTTGGTTTTCTATCACACTATTCTGAAGTGTTATATTCTGATTGATATAAAAACAGGAAAGTTGACTCACGGCGATATCGGCCAAATGCAACTTTACGTAAATTACTTCGATCAGGAGCGACGTACTTCCGGCGACAACTCTACTATCGGCCTAATTTTGTGTGCCGATAAGAACGAGGCAATGGTGAAATATATGTTAGGTCGAGATAAGAAAAAGATATTTGCCAGTCGATATAAGTTGCATCTGCCGAGTGAAAACGAATTGGCAAATGAAATTCGTAAGGAGCTACGGGAGATACGTCAGGCTTAGAGATTTTCCAATAGGCTGTTGGAGAATATAGCGATTAGATATACAGTGAACGAGTAGGCTGCCGATTTTTCGGGCATGTGGCGGAATGGCAGACTCACGGGACTTAAAATCCGAAAACTCCTCCTGAGAACCAACTGTTTCCAGCGTGTGTGTCGAAAAAGTGTCAACGGAAGATGTCGACAAAGATATCCCCCTCAAAAAGAAGTGATATATAAGCTACTATAGGGGAGGTCTCAATGGACGTCATTCCAAAGAGAATCGAATATTACACCACGGTTGAAGGCAAGGTCCCATTTCGGGAGTGGTACTACTCACTCAAAGACATCAAGACTCAAGCGGTGGTTCGTGAGCGATTGACTCGTGTTGAACGCGGACTTCTGGGCGACTTTAAATGGGTAGGCGAAGGGGTGTGCGAATTGCGTATTTCTTTTGGGCCAGGGTTCCGGATTTATTTTGGACAAGAAGGACGCACCGTGGTTTGGTTGCTTTGCGGTGGAGAGAAAAACACACAGAAGAGAGACATTAAAACTGCGCATGTTTATTGGGGCGATTATTTGAGGAGGAAGAATCAATGAAAAATCCTACTTATCATGAGGATCTCATCAACGATCTTAAAGATCCTAAATTTGCTTTGGAATATCTTAATGCTTGTCTAGAGGGGGGGGATGAAGGTACATTCCTCTTGGCGCTGCGACATGTGGCAGAAGCGCATGGCGGCTTTGTCAAACTTGCTAAGAAAACGAAAATAAGTCGCGAACATCTTTTTCGGATGTTGTCCAAGAAGGGAAACCCCCGTTTAACCAGCCTCCAAAACCTCGCCGATGTATTCGGATGGCGACTTGCTCTTGTTGAAAAAGACCAAACGCATTCTCACCTGCGAAAAGCAGCGTAATATCGTATCCAAAATAAGCTCAATATTAATTACCATTAAATTATCCCCAGTAATAATTGGGGTCACGATGTGAGCATTGTGACTGCATAGGTTTTGAACGCTTTTTGAATCGGTTTATCGTGGCCAAGACCCCGGTCGTAAGTCCGGGGTTACCTTACCACGATACTCGCCGCGGCGAGTGGCACCGTCGTTCGGTGCCCTTGATTAGAAAAGAGTTTTGTTGGGCATGTGGCGGAATGGCAGACGCACAGGACTTAAAATCCTGTTTTCTTCGGAGAGTGTGGGTTCGAGTCCCTCCATGCCCATTTTGGAAGTTAAAAAAAGTTGATGGGGGAAAGAAATCTCTCAGTCAACTGGTCGTGTTAGGCGGCGCTGTTTCTGATTCTTTGTTCTTTTCCCGTGGGCAGGTTCTTCTTAGGCGAAGGCAGGAGGATACCCTCCACATTATTTTTGTTTGGCTTATCGTTTCTGTTGTTAGAGCGGGAGCCCTTCGTGCCTCCTTGATAACGGCCCGCCACGCCGACCGGCTCAACCCCTCCAAAAACTTGCTGAAAGATATCCTTCCTCTTTAACTTTGATTCCTTTGCTCGGGCCAGATGGTGAACGTGGCGGAACCAGAGGAATCCTCCAGCAAGGGTCGCAACAATTAACTGGAAAACGATTCCATACACCCAATGGTCACTGGTCGGCACTTTTGGAAAACCCTTTTCTTGTCCCACGACGATTGACATGAATTGAGATAAGAAAAATGGGCTGGCCAGGGGCAGAAGACTGAATGCGCTGGGAGCGCCGACAAGACGCGGGTCAACAACAGGATCTGTTTCTGTCGAAGGATCTGGAGTGGGGTCCTCAACACCATCGAAATCACCACCATCTCCTTTGTATCCAGAATTAGTGACGTAGATTAAGGCACAATTTTCTGGAAGATCTACGTTATATTTTTTTGACAGCTCTCTCACCTCGTCGGTGACGACAACACCGACGGTCTCGAGGTCTTCGCCCCAGCCATAACTGTATTGTGTGGCCAATATATGTGCCCCGTGTGCAATGGCGTCGGTTCTATTGAACCACGTCAAGGGATAGACCGCTAAACTGTCGAGGTGAATAAAAGTCCGCGCGTTTTCTCCTTCGTAGGAACTTCTGTTCCAATCAACTTGATCGAGCTCAGTTAGGATGGCAATTTTCCCTTTCCTACTTCTCCACTCGTGCGCGGTTTTTTCAAATGCCCAGAATTTTTTAACAAATTCGATCCTTGCCGCATTCTTCTGGCGCACGTGTTGGAGATCAACAAGGAATCTTAGTGCGGTTGTTATGCGGGAGGGTTGATCAGGGGACGATTCTGGCACCTTAAGTTTTTCTCGCAACATGGTCAGCTTGTCGTTTAGATTGGTGTTGGGACGGATGTGAGAGTTCACAAATTCTTCAATCGTGCCAAGCCGGTCCGATTCCAGAGTTTCAATATCAAGTTCATCCATCCAGTTAAAAAGATTTTTTAAATATCGCTCGGGATTTTCAATGACCCAATCTGTGCTGAAGTGAGCCATGGACTCAAACCAGGCAAGCTCAAAATTTCCGTGCTGAACACTGTCTCCGTCACGGAGGAGGATGACCCACTGGACGTTTGACGCCTTATGTAATTCCTTTCTGGTGGAGTCCAGTGGCTTGTTCCACGACATTAAATTCGAATCTTTCGGGGTTATGGCCACTCGAAGTTCGCGCAGTTTATCGTCAAGGTTTTCATCTGATTCATCGTCTCTTCCGAAGGTTACAATCAATTCCAAAAATTGCCTCGCGGATTCTTGATTTAGATCGGGTGTTACTTTTTTCAATTGATCGATTTGAGGGATAAAAGAATATATGAATGGTCGTAGACTTGGTTCTCTTTGAGAAACTGTTAGGAGTTCGTCACGAAGAAGTTTTCTTTGAGCAGCGTTAAGAGGATTTAACAGCGCACCCTTCAGCCGATTAATAAACTCCGCGTACTTGTTGGAGGCTTGGCTACTGTCCCGCGCTTCTCGCTCGGCTACGAATATATGCAACAGCAAGAATATTCGGGCGTGAACACCGGTGGTGCTGGAGAATTTCAACCTCATTGCACCAACGACTCTTTGCGCTGTTATAACTTGGTCCTCAAGAGAAATTTCGAGATCATCTCGAAAGAGATGCCGGATCAGCCAAGGAAGATGCTTAAGGAACTTGTCTCCGTCCGGTTCACCAGTCATGTTTTGTATCTCTTCTCGTCCGCCCTCAAAATCAGTCGGGCCGCTGGAGTAGATGCGTTCAATTGTCCATTCGGAAATGGGATATTCGTAGGGACGTTCTAATCCTTCAATCCGAATTGATTTTCGGGGTTTTTCACTTCCATCGGATCCGGTCGTGGTACTCATCTTCGTGGGCTTGTTAAGCAGTCCCACCCATTCCACCTCAAGGTTTGGGAAAAGCCCCCAAAAATCAAAATCCACACCTTCCGGTGTGGTTAATTTTCTGGCGGGATCTATGTGAATTCGAACGGGCCACTGTAAGGCGGGGGCAAGCTCACCCAGTCCCTTGAGCACTTGGTAATCATGATCCCAGTGACAAAGCGCGAGGGGAATTCCAAAGGTGCAAGCGACAACGAAAGGGAAGGCGAAACCGAATATCGAATCAAGAAAGAAAACCAATGGAGGAATGCCGAAATAAACCAAGGTGAGAGACGCCAGAATTCCTATTTGATTCCAGGATCCGAAGTGGGGGAGACGTTGACCTTTTTTCCACTCGAGGTGTTCTCCCCAAAACAAAACGAAGTTAAACAACTGCAGGACGAGAACGGCGTTATAGACATGGATTGTTTCCCATCCGAAGGGATTCAAGAGCAAGAGATACGGAAGAGACAATCGCACTGGTTCCCATAGGGCCGCGATGGCCGCTGTTGTTCCTGGCCCATCGACCCATTCCTGTCCGAACACGGGTTCGAGAGATTTTTCAAGGGGTCGAAAGAGAGCCTTCACCAGAGGAACCACAAATTTTCGCGTGCTCTTGGCGAGGGCGGCGTCTTTTTTTTGCTCTACGCTTCCATTGACTTTTGAAGATTGTCCAGCGAGTATTTTCTTGGCGTTGGTACCGTCCCAGTATCCTGGTTCAACATATAGAAAGTCGAACGTTTTAGAATCAATATTAATGGTGCCATTGGGATCTCGTGTCGCTTTTCCCTCTTCTATCTCCCATTCCAGAGCCAACGACACAAGCATATGAATGGGCATCGTGGGATTGGATAAATGTGGGAAGTACAGTCGTTTGGCGATGCTCGTTTTAAGGAGGTAAATCCACTCCGGCGAACCGATAGGGATGTTGGTATTTTCGAGCGCCTTAAAATCGACGGCATGCTGAGACATGATTCCTTTTAGAGGGTTGGGTGAAAGGTGGGCAAGTTGCTCGCATTTTTCTTTGTTCCATCCCTGATAAGCGAGATAGATGTACTGGATGGCCAAACTCCGAGCAATGATCTCAAGTTCGGTTGAAATAATTGTGCGGACCAAGAGTTTGTGTTGG
This window encodes:
- the yhcG_3 gene encoding putative nuclease YhcG: MAARRAALDFYVDLVFYHTILKCYILIDIKTGKLTHGDIGQMQLYVNYFDQERRTSGDNSTIGLILCADKNEAMVKYMLGRDKKKIFASRYKLHLPSENELANEIRKELREIRQA
- the yhcG_2 gene encoding putative nuclease YhcG → MTGKLFVKKESSRARRVEKLFNRISLILEHARRNVVRTVNTEMVQAYWMIGQEIVEEEQQGRARAEYGEGLIENLSHRLSGRYGRGFTPTLLKRMRQFYLRYKKGAATRLQLGKKSNSAALRHYSSETWSLSWTHYRTLITVESQYARAFYETEAMENNWSARELERQINSLLFERLAKSRDKKGLLKLAQKGQEIQTPEDAIKDPFVLEFLDLPESHKLVESNLEQALITDLQNFLLELGKGFAFIERQSRLTLDGDHCG